From Burkholderia pseudomultivorans, the proteins below share one genomic window:
- a CDS encoding IS3 family transposase (programmed frameshift): MKKRFTEEQIIGILKEAEAGLKPAELCRKYGISEATYYNWKAKFGGMTVSEAQRLKELEQENSKLKRLLAESMLDNAALKDLLARKLASPQAKREAVRILMTERAMGVTRACGLVGISRSLFHYESRRRVDDEALTGRMMAIAAQKRRYGYRRIHVLLQRDGCFANHKRIWRLYSKAGLSVRKRRRKRIAAVERTPLPLATGPNQSWSMDFVSDGLAYGRRFRCLNVVDDYTRECLAIEVDTSLPGLRVQQVLERLKEMRGLPASITVDNGPEFAGKVLDAWAYEAGVTLSFIRPGKPVENAYIESFNGRFRDECLNEHWFVSMRHAKRLIEEWRIEYNTERPHSSLGYLTPVQFARAHDAKQQFLTSDSNCGSD; encoded by the exons ATGAAAAAGCGATTCACCGAAGAACAGATCATCGGCATCTTGAAGGAAGCCGAGGCTGGCCTGAAGCCGGCGGAGCTGTGTCGCAAGTACGGCATCTCGGAAGCGACCTACTACAACTGGAAAGCGAAGTTCGGCGGGATGACGGTCTCCGAAGCTCAGCGCCTGAAGGAACTGGAGCAGGAGAACAGCAAGCTCAAGCGACTGTTAGCCGAATCGATGCTCGACAACGCCGCGCTGAAGGACCTGCTGGCTCGAAAGT TAGCAAGCCCGCAGGCCAAGCGCGAAGCGGTCCGGATATTGATGACCGAACGTGCCATGGGTGTTACCCGGGCCTGCGGGCTGGTAGGGATTTCGCGCTCGCTGTTCCACTACGAATCACGCCGCCGAGTTGATGACGAAGCGCTGACTGGCCGGATGATGGCCATCGCCGCGCAGAAGCGCCGCTACGGCTATCGCCGGATTCACGTGCTGTTGCAGCGGGATGGCTGCTTCGCCAACCACAAGCGCATCTGGCGCCTGTACAGCAAGGCGGGGCTGAGCGTGCGCAAGCGGCGACGCAAGCGTATTGCGGCTGTCGAGCGCACGCCGCTGCCGTTAGCAACAGGCCCGAATCAGAGCTGGTCGATGGACTTCGTTTCTGACGGGCTGGCCTATGGTCGGCGGTTTCGATGCCTGAACGTGGTCGACGACTACACGCGCGAGTGCTTGGCCATCGAGGTCGATACTTCGCTGCCGGGCCTACGAGTGCAGCAAGTGCTCGAGCGGCTCAAGGAGATGCGAGGCTTACCCGCATCCATCACGGTCGACAACGGGCCGGAGTTCGCTGGTAAGGTGCTGGATGCATGGGCCTACGAAGCCGGTGTCACGCTGTCGTTCATTCGGCCTGGCAAGCCGGTGGAGAATGCCTATATCGAGAGCTTCAACGGGCGGTTCCGCGATGAATGCCTGAACGAGCACTGGTTCGTCTCAATGCGCCACGCCAAGCGGCTGATTGAGGAATGGCGTATCGAGTACAACACCGAGCGGCCTCATAGTTCACTCGGCTATCTGACGCCGGTGCAGTTCGCGCGGGCGCACGATGCAAAGCAGCAGTTTTTAACCTCGGACTCTAACTGCGGTTCGGACTAA
- a CDS encoding response regulator, with amino-acid sequence MSEKHRILVVDDDPEVRAWLNGVLEEAGFEVSAVDSTAQMQQRLAAAPHAVVILDLKLRGEDGLTAARELRRRSDVSIIMISGLGDETDRILGLETAADDFVTKPFSGRELIARVRAQLRRTTELSMPRPASNGGGPRYCFDGWTLDLAARTLTHSGGPCALTQGEFELLAAMVQQPSRVWSRDQLLEHTRGFGIDVYDRTIDVLILRLRRKIEPNPEQPTYIRTQRGVGYVFAVPVVRV; translated from the coding sequence ATGTCAGAAAAACATCGGATCCTGGTGGTGGACGACGATCCGGAAGTGCGCGCCTGGCTGAACGGCGTACTGGAAGAAGCGGGATTCGAGGTCTCGGCGGTCGACAGCACCGCCCAGATGCAGCAACGGCTGGCTGCCGCGCCGCATGCGGTCGTGATTCTCGATCTGAAGCTGCGCGGCGAAGACGGCCTGACGGCCGCGCGCGAGCTGCGGCGCCGGTCCGACGTGTCGATCATCATGATCAGCGGCCTTGGCGACGAGACGGATCGCATACTCGGTCTCGAGACCGCTGCCGACGACTTCGTCACGAAACCGTTCTCCGGTCGCGAACTGATCGCGCGGGTGCGTGCGCAGCTGCGGCGTACGACCGAGCTGTCGATGCCGCGCCCGGCATCGAACGGCGGCGGCCCGCGCTACTGCTTCGACGGCTGGACGCTGGATCTGGCCGCACGCACGCTGACGCACAGCGGCGGTCCGTGCGCGCTGACCCAGGGCGAGTTCGAACTGCTCGCCGCGATGGTGCAGCAGCCGTCGCGCGTGTGGTCGCGCGATCAGCTGCTCGAACATACGCGCGGTTTCGGCATCGACGTGTACGACCGGACGATCGACGTGCTAATCCTGCGCCTGCGCCGCAAGATCGAGCCGAACCCCGAGCAGCCGACCTATATCCGCACGCAACGCGGCGTCGGCTATGTGTTCGCGGTGCCCGTCGTGCGCGTGTGA
- the pcaC gene encoding 4-carboxymuconolactone decarboxylase, translating to MDDQQRYEAGMKVRRAVLGDAHVDRSIENRTEVTEEFQNLITRYAWGEIWTREGLPRHTRSLLTIAMMVALNRGEELALHLRAARNNGVTRDEIKEVLLQTAIYCGVPAANSAFHLADKIFKEQDGAA from the coding sequence ATGGACGACCAGCAACGTTACGAAGCAGGGATGAAGGTGCGCCGCGCGGTGCTCGGCGACGCGCACGTCGATCGCTCGATCGAGAACCGCACCGAGGTGACCGAGGAATTCCAGAACCTGATCACGCGCTATGCATGGGGCGAGATCTGGACGCGGGAGGGCTTGCCGCGCCATACGCGCAGCCTGCTGACCATCGCGATGATGGTCGCGCTCAATCGCGGCGAGGAACTGGCGCTGCATCTGCGCGCCGCGCGCAACAACGGCGTGACGCGCGACGAGATCAAGGAAGTGCTGCTGCAGACCGCGATCTATTGCGGCGTGCCGGCGGCGAATTCCGCGTTTCACCTCGCGGACAAGATCTTCAAGGAACAGGACGGGGCCGCCTAG
- a CDS encoding 3-oxoacid CoA-transferase subunit A — MVNKIFESLQSAVADVHDGATIMIGGFGTAGMPSELIDALIEQGARDLTIVNNNAGNGEIGLAALLKAKRVRKIICSFPRQSDSQVFDGLYRAGEIELELVPQGNLAERIRAAGAGIGGFFTPTGYGTKLAEGKETRVIDGKPYVFETPIHADFALVKAYKGDRWGNLVYRKTARNFGPIMASAAKVAIVQVSEVVPLGALNPEHIVTPGIFVQRIVEVPQAAHAAELAAERAAARAA; from the coding sequence ATGGTCAACAAGATTTTCGAATCGCTTCAGTCGGCGGTCGCCGACGTTCACGACGGCGCGACGATCATGATCGGCGGCTTCGGCACGGCCGGCATGCCGTCCGAGCTGATCGACGCGCTGATCGAACAGGGCGCGCGCGACCTGACGATCGTCAACAACAACGCAGGCAACGGCGAGATCGGCCTTGCCGCGTTGCTCAAGGCGAAGCGGGTGCGCAAGATCATCTGCTCGTTCCCGCGCCAGAGCGACTCGCAGGTGTTCGACGGGCTGTACCGCGCGGGCGAGATCGAGCTGGAACTGGTGCCGCAGGGCAACCTCGCGGAGCGCATCCGCGCGGCGGGCGCCGGCATCGGCGGCTTCTTCACGCCGACCGGCTACGGCACGAAGCTCGCGGAAGGCAAGGAAACGCGCGTGATCGACGGCAAGCCGTACGTGTTCGAGACGCCGATCCATGCCGATTTCGCGCTCGTGAAGGCGTACAAGGGCGATCGCTGGGGCAATCTCGTGTATCGCAAGACCGCGCGCAACTTCGGGCCGATCATGGCCAGCGCCGCGAAGGTCGCGATCGTGCAGGTGTCGGAAGTCGTGCCGCTCGGCGCGCTGAACCCGGAACACATCGTGACGCCGGGCATCTTCGTGCAGCGCATCGTCGAGGTGCCGCAGGCCGCGCATGCGGCCGAGCTGGCCGCCGAACGTGCCGCGGCCCGCGCCGCCTGA
- a CDS encoding 3-carboxy-cis,cis-muconate cycloisomerase, whose translation MLEDSARLTSLICGTEPLNRIWSPRATVQRMLDVEAALARALAAQQVIPAAAVAPIERACDAGRLDADALARDAALGGNLAIPLVKQLTSQVKTDDPEAAKFVHWGATSQDIIDTATVLQLRDTLDVLEPMLDAACASLAALARTHRATPMIGRTWLQQALPITLGLKFAQWLDALLRHRARFAELRARALVLQFGGAAGTLASLREHARGVTDALAADLKLAAPAVPWHTQRDRIAEAASCFGMLTGTLGKIARDVSLQMQTEVGELGEPAAAGKGGSSTMPHKRNPVGCAAVLTAAVRAPGLVATVFAGMVQEHERALGGWQAEWDALPDLARLTGGALAQIVQIVAGLDVNTARLAANLDLTHGLILGEAVMLALGDRIGRLDAHHVVEHASREAVRTGATLFDVLAADSTVSAHLSRDALARLLDPAHYVGEAQAYVDAVLALHAGTPTPGEH comes from the coding sequence ATGCTCGAAGACAGCGCCCGCCTGACCTCCCTCATCTGCGGCACCGAGCCGCTCAACCGGATCTGGTCGCCCCGTGCCACCGTCCAGCGCATGCTCGACGTCGAGGCCGCGCTGGCGCGTGCGCTCGCCGCGCAGCAGGTGATTCCCGCCGCCGCCGTCGCACCGATCGAACGCGCGTGCGACGCCGGCCGGCTCGACGCCGACGCGCTCGCGCGCGACGCGGCGCTCGGCGGCAATCTCGCGATTCCGCTCGTCAAGCAGCTCACCTCGCAGGTGAAGACCGACGATCCCGAGGCCGCGAAGTTCGTCCACTGGGGCGCGACGAGCCAGGACATCATCGATACCGCGACCGTCCTTCAGCTGCGCGACACGCTCGACGTGCTCGAGCCGATGCTCGACGCCGCCTGCGCCTCGCTCGCGGCGCTCGCGCGCACGCATCGCGCAACGCCGATGATCGGTCGCACGTGGCTGCAGCAGGCGCTGCCGATCACGCTCGGCCTGAAATTCGCGCAGTGGCTCGACGCGCTGCTGCGTCATCGCGCGCGCTTCGCCGAATTGCGCGCGCGTGCGCTGGTGCTGCAGTTCGGCGGCGCGGCCGGCACGCTCGCGAGCCTGCGCGAGCACGCGCGCGGCGTGACGGACGCACTCGCCGCCGACCTGAAACTCGCCGCGCCGGCCGTGCCGTGGCACACGCAGCGCGACCGCATCGCGGAAGCCGCGTCGTGCTTCGGGATGCTGACGGGCACGCTCGGCAAGATCGCACGCGACGTGTCGCTGCAGATGCAGACCGAAGTCGGCGAGCTCGGCGAACCGGCCGCCGCCGGCAAGGGCGGCTCGTCGACGATGCCGCACAAGCGCAACCCGGTCGGCTGCGCGGCCGTGCTGACCGCCGCGGTGCGCGCACCCGGCCTCGTCGCGACCGTGTTCGCGGGGATGGTGCAGGAGCATGAGCGCGCGCTCGGCGGCTGGCAGGCCGAGTGGGACGCGCTGCCCGACCTCGCGCGGCTGACCGGCGGCGCGCTCGCGCAGATCGTGCAGATCGTCGCGGGCCTCGACGTGAATACCGCGCGGCTCGCCGCGAACCTCGACCTGACGCACGGGCTGATCCTCGGCGAAGCCGTGATGCTCGCGCTCGGCGACCGGATCGGCCGGCTCGATGCGCATCACGTCGTCGAACATGCGTCCAGGGAAGCGGTGCGCACCGGCGCGACGCTGTTCGACGTGCTCGCGGCCGATTCGACCGTTTCCGCCCACCTGTCGCGCGACGCGCTTGCACGTCTGCTCGATCCCGCACATTACGTCGGCGAGGCGCAGGCCTACGTCGATGCCGTGCTCGCGCTGCACGCGGGCACACCGACCCCAGGAGAACACTGA
- a CDS encoding LysE family translocator, translating to MEFLTLSALPAGMLFALVTTITPGPNNTMLLASGVNFGFRRTMPHLFGISIGVAILMLCVGFGLGEVFKRVPLLYTILEVASVAYLLYLAWRIGTSGEVKAHGAKPRPMTFIEAAAFQWVNPKAWMMVLTAATTIRLSADYGMNAAWMAVLFILIGFPCISLWAAFGLGLRRFLSNPRALRIFNVTMAVLLILSLYPLVAHLLQQ from the coding sequence ATGGAATTCCTCACCCTGAGTGCGCTGCCCGCCGGCATGCTGTTCGCGCTCGTCACGACGATCACGCCCGGCCCGAACAACACGATGCTGCTCGCGTCCGGCGTCAACTTCGGCTTTCGCCGCACGATGCCGCACCTGTTCGGCATCAGCATCGGCGTCGCGATCCTGATGCTCTGCGTCGGCTTCGGGCTCGGCGAAGTATTCAAGCGCGTGCCGCTGCTCTACACGATCCTCGAAGTCGCCAGCGTCGCGTACCTGCTGTATCTTGCGTGGCGCATCGGCACGTCGGGCGAAGTGAAGGCTCACGGCGCGAAGCCGCGACCGATGACGTTCATCGAAGCCGCCGCGTTCCAGTGGGTCAACCCGAAGGCATGGATGATGGTGCTGACCGCCGCGACGACGATCCGCCTGTCCGCCGACTACGGGATGAACGCCGCGTGGATGGCCGTCCTGTTCATCCTGATCGGCTTCCCCTGCATCAGCCTGTGGGCCGCGTTCGGCCTCGGCCTGCGGCGCTTCCTGTCGAACCCGCGCGCGCTGCGCATCTTCAACGTGACGATGGCCGTGCTGCTGATCCTGTCCCTGTATCCGCTCGTCGCGCACCTGCTGCAGCAGTGA
- a CDS encoding ATP-binding protein, giving the protein MRATLTLLPPWSVRAKLIATFLLLFGITLAVVVVGVLSMRANQNALDEYEANVVPEIARALELSDKVAQLAAVAPSMMLTDSPDLLHNDTELMRGLLGDIRRLSPASGKQPGPAAKAGEQLAVIDDLDAIDQDLARLLIVSGRQRQLKEELSALRLANDGIGDGIARDKSVIAQQAPTLLEIWARTAGALQAANAAELGSAESDNEALWLRVRERAEDRRRPALAEALQQLDGGARSVFAVRREFLSSEAQTGYLVTLLRGHADHLSGKSARYVERLRQIASERSDKVRKVAVSSQSGLLLLAVAGVAVALLGVAYASRILHKLQAMTRVMARLAKGITSDRVPSTHRPDEIGELARAFEVFRTNLIEKEQLTHGLESQRRLQESVLNSMNDGVSVHATDGSLIAWNPTFATLLGIDPRTLHAGMSLAMLRQAMHQPARWRQVSRETATRSSDGARIAASAELHLRDQRTLEFHCQPLPDGGWVAVCRDLTSRRAVEAELRQAQKMDVLGQLTGGVAHDFNNFLVAILGNLELLLPRLDGQQDAQTMAERARRAAERASRLTRRLLAFARRQPLQAERVSVRAMLAEMLDLVEYSAGQRVTVVLEPAADAMWVNVDRGQLENAVLNLTLNSAAAMPDGGTLVLAARRAPAADGVGAPHAIVLSVADTGCGIAPVLLDKVIEPFFTTKAAGEGSGLGLSSVYGFVRQSGGDLRIYSEVGQGTRVELWLPESAPPERRGAPAVPAAATVAGRTGARVLVVDDDPEVRDTALSQFTALGARADAVATGDAALRWLAEHGPVTLVLSDISLGAGGSGIALAARLAERWPAQRVALTSGLPPEIHQTHPDWRADVPFVPKPFDLAALAALLG; this is encoded by the coding sequence ATGCGCGCGACGTTGACGTTGTTGCCGCCCTGGAGTGTCCGGGCCAAGCTGATTGCGACGTTTCTGCTGCTGTTCGGCATCACGCTCGCGGTCGTGGTGGTCGGCGTGTTGTCCATGCGCGCGAACCAGAACGCGCTCGACGAATACGAAGCGAACGTGGTGCCGGAAATCGCCCGCGCGCTCGAGTTGTCGGACAAGGTCGCGCAGCTCGCCGCCGTCGCGCCGAGCATGATGCTGACCGATTCGCCGGACTTGCTGCACAACGACACCGAGCTGATGCGCGGCCTGCTCGGCGACATCCGGCGGCTGTCGCCAGCCTCCGGCAAACAGCCGGGCCCTGCCGCGAAGGCGGGCGAGCAGCTTGCGGTGATCGACGATCTCGACGCGATCGACCAGGATCTCGCCCGGCTGCTGATCGTGTCGGGCAGGCAGCGACAGCTGAAAGAGGAGCTGAGCGCGCTGCGCCTCGCGAACGACGGCATCGGCGACGGCATCGCGCGCGACAAGAGCGTGATCGCACAGCAGGCGCCGACGCTGCTCGAGATCTGGGCCCGGACGGCCGGTGCGCTGCAGGCAGCCAACGCGGCGGAACTCGGCAGTGCGGAAAGCGACAACGAGGCGCTGTGGCTGCGCGTGCGCGAACGCGCCGAAGACCGCCGCCGGCCGGCGCTTGCCGAGGCGCTGCAGCAACTCGACGGCGGCGCGCGCAGCGTGTTCGCGGTGCGCCGCGAGTTTCTGTCGAGCGAAGCGCAGACGGGTTATCTCGTCACGCTCCTGCGCGGCCACGCGGATCACCTGAGCGGCAAGTCGGCACGCTACGTCGAACGCTTGCGGCAGATTGCCAGCGAGCGCAGCGACAAGGTGCGCAAGGTCGCGGTCTCCAGCCAGTCGGGCCTGCTGCTGCTGGCCGTCGCGGGCGTCGCGGTGGCGCTGCTCGGCGTCGCGTATGCGAGCCGGATCCTGCACAAGCTGCAGGCGATGACGCGCGTGATGGCGCGACTCGCGAAAGGGATCACGTCCGACCGGGTGCCGTCGACGCACCGGCCGGACGAGATCGGCGAACTGGCGCGCGCATTCGAGGTGTTCCGCACCAACCTCATCGAGAAGGAGCAACTGACCCACGGCCTCGAGTCGCAGCGCCGTCTGCAGGAGTCGGTGCTCAATTCGATGAACGACGGGGTGTCCGTCCACGCCACGGACGGCAGCCTGATCGCGTGGAATCCGACCTTCGCAACGCTGCTCGGGATCGACCCGCGCACGCTGCATGCAGGCATGTCGCTCGCGATGCTGCGGCAGGCCATGCATCAGCCCGCGCGCTGGCGCCAGGTGTCGCGCGAGACCGCGACCCGCAGCTCGGATGGCGCACGCATTGCCGCGTCGGCCGAACTGCACCTGCGCGACCAGCGCACCCTCGAATTCCACTGCCAGCCGCTCCCGGACGGCGGATGGGTGGCGGTCTGCCGCGACTTGACGAGCCGGCGCGCGGTCGAGGCCGAGTTGCGCCAGGCGCAGAAGATGGACGTGCTAGGCCAGCTGACGGGCGGTGTCGCGCACGATTTCAACAACTTCCTGGTCGCGATACTCGGCAACCTGGAACTGCTGCTGCCGCGGCTCGACGGCCAGCAGGATGCGCAGACGATGGCCGAGCGGGCGCGTCGCGCGGCCGAGCGCGCGTCGCGGCTCACACGGCGGCTGCTCGCGTTCGCGCGGCGCCAGCCGCTGCAGGCAGAACGCGTGTCAGTGCGGGCGATGCTCGCGGAGATGCTCGATCTCGTCGAATATTCCGCAGGCCAGCGGGTGACCGTCGTGCTGGAGCCGGCCGCCGACGCGATGTGGGTGAACGTCGACCGCGGCCAGCTCGAGAATGCGGTCCTCAACCTGACGCTCAACAGCGCCGCCGCGATGCCGGACGGCGGGACGCTGGTGCTGGCCGCGCGCCGCGCGCCGGCGGCCGACGGGGTCGGCGCGCCGCACGCGATCGTGCTGAGCGTCGCCGACACGGGATGCGGGATCGCCCCGGTGCTGCTCGACAAGGTGATCGAGCCGTTCTTCACGACCAAGGCGGCCGGCGAGGGGAGCGGGCTCGGGCTCAGCAGCGTCTACGGCTTCGTGCGCCAGAGCGGCGGCGATCTGCGCATCTACAGCGAGGTCGGCCAGGGGACGCGCGTGGAACTGTGGCTGCCCGAGAGCGCACCGCCCGAGCGGCGTGGCGCGCCGGCCGTTCCGGCGGCGGCGACCGTTGCAGGGCGGACCGGTGCCCGTGTGCTCGTGGTCGACGACGATCCCGAGGTGCGCGACACGGCGCTCAGCCAGTTCACGGCGCTCGGCGCGCGGGCCGATGCGGTGGCGACCGGCGACGCGGCGTTGCGCTGGCTGGCCGAGCACGGCCCTGTCACGCTGGTGCTGTCGGACATCTCGCTCGGCGCGGGCGGCAGCGGCATCGCGCTCGCGGCGCGGCTCGCCGAGCGCTGGCCGGCGCAGCGCGTTGCGCTGACTTCGGGCCTGCCGCCCGAGATTCATCAGACCCATCCCGACTGGCGCGCCGACGTGCCGTTCGTGCCGAAGCCGTTCGATCTGGCGGCGCTCGCCGCGCTGCTGGGCTGA
- the pcaD gene encoding 3-oxoadipate enol-lactonase encodes MPFATVNGVKLHYRIDRAARADAPWLVFSNSLGADLQMWAPQIRPFTQHFNVLRYDTRGHGHSDAPAGSYTIDQLAGDVIGLLDHLDIARAHFCGISMGGLTGAALAARFPSRIERAVLANTAAKIGSPEVWAPRAQKARAEGMAALADAVLPRWFTDAFVGREPRLFDAIRDTFVHTDKDGYAANCDALNAADLREEVKRIALPVLVVTGAHDMSTPPDQGRALAAAIPGARHVEFDAAHISNIERTDEFNRALLEFLTA; translated from the coding sequence ATGCCCTTCGCCACTGTCAACGGCGTGAAACTGCATTACCGGATCGACCGTGCCGCGCGCGCCGACGCGCCGTGGCTCGTCTTCTCGAACTCGCTTGGCGCGGACCTGCAGATGTGGGCGCCGCAGATCCGCCCGTTCACGCAGCACTTCAACGTGCTGCGCTACGACACGCGCGGCCACGGCCATTCCGACGCGCCGGCCGGCTCGTACACGATCGACCAGCTCGCGGGCGACGTGATCGGCCTGCTCGACCACCTCGACATCGCGCGTGCGCATTTCTGCGGGATCTCGATGGGCGGGCTGACGGGCGCGGCACTGGCTGCGCGCTTCCCGTCGCGCATCGAGCGCGCGGTGCTCGCGAACACCGCCGCGAAGATCGGTTCGCCGGAAGTGTGGGCGCCGCGTGCGCAGAAGGCGCGTGCCGAAGGGATGGCCGCACTGGCCGACGCGGTGCTGCCGCGCTGGTTCACGGATGCGTTCGTCGGCCGCGAGCCGCGCCTGTTCGACGCGATCCGCGACACCTTCGTGCATACCGACAAGGACGGCTACGCGGCGAACTGCGACGCGCTGAACGCGGCCGACCTGCGCGAGGAAGTGAAGCGCATCGCGCTGCCGGTGCTGGTCGTGACGGGCGCGCACGACATGTCGACGCCGCCCGACCAGGGCCGCGCACTGGCCGCCGCGATTCCCGGCGCGCGCCACGTCGAATTCGACGCCGCGCATATTTCGAATATCGAGCGCACCGACGAATTCAATCGCGCGCTGCTCGAGTTCCTGACCGCGTGA
- a CDS encoding CoA transferase subunit B → MKRLTRDEMAKRVAQDIPEGAYVNLGIGVPTLVANHLDPSKEIFLHSENGLLGMGPAPAPGEEDDELINAGKQHVTLLTGGAYFHHADSFAMMRGGHLDYCVLGAFQVSANGDLANWHTGAPDAIPAVGGAMDLAIGAKQVFVMMEHLTKQGESKIVAQCSYPVTGVQCVSRIYTDLAVLDVTRDGLAVVEIFTDLSFDELQKLTGVPLIDATRKAA, encoded by the coding sequence ATGAAACGACTGACCCGCGATGAAATGGCCAAGCGCGTCGCCCAGGACATCCCCGAAGGCGCGTACGTGAACCTCGGCATCGGCGTGCCGACGCTGGTGGCGAACCACCTCGACCCGAGCAAGGAAATCTTCCTGCACAGCGAGAACGGCCTGCTCGGCATGGGCCCGGCGCCCGCGCCCGGCGAGGAAGACGACGAACTGATCAACGCCGGCAAGCAGCACGTGACGCTGCTGACGGGCGGCGCCTATTTCCACCACGCCGATTCGTTCGCGATGATGCGCGGCGGCCACCTTGACTACTGCGTGCTCGGTGCGTTCCAGGTGTCGGCGAACGGCGACCTCGCGAACTGGCACACCGGCGCGCCCGACGCGATTCCGGCGGTCGGCGGCGCGATGGATCTCGCGATCGGCGCGAAGCAGGTGTTCGTGATGATGGAGCACCTGACCAAGCAGGGCGAAAGCAAGATCGTCGCGCAGTGCTCGTATCCGGTGACGGGCGTGCAGTGCGTGAGCCGCATCTATACCGACCTGGCGGTGCTCGACGTGACGCGCGACGGCCTCGCGGTCGTCGAGATCTTCACCGACCTGTCGTTCGACGAACTGCAGAAGCTGACCGGCGTGCCGCTGATCGACGCGACGCGCAAGGCCGCCTGA
- a CDS encoding MFS transporter produces the protein MNRTPVVDVQTFINEQPFGGFQWLVFLMCFVIVLLDGFDTAAIGFIAPSLLGEWNLTKPDLAPVLSAALFGLACGALVSGPLSDRLGRRSLLLGSVFLFGVACLLSAFSTTIGHLTVLRFVTGVGLGAAMPNAVTMMGEFCPDKRRATVINLMFCGFPLGAAFGGFLAAWMIPHFGWRSVLMLGGVTPLLLGVLLLLKMPESVRFMVANGQSVDRIRATLARISRDALNAGSFAMTEAAPQTGSKGLGVVLSRSYVVGSVMLWVAYFMGLVIFYASINWMPILLKDAGLTPKSATLISALFPLGGVGAVLCGVLMDRFNANRVIAVCYALTAISVYAIGQAAGNVGLLVLVVFIAGVLMNTAQSSMPALAAAFYPTEGRGTGVAWMLGVGRFGGIAGSFLVAELTRRHFSFAGVFATVAVAGGLACVALLIKQIARPHGATQPAGKIESLGH, from the coding sequence GTGAATCGCACACCGGTCGTCGACGTACAGACCTTCATCAACGAGCAGCCGTTCGGCGGGTTTCAGTGGCTCGTCTTCCTCATGTGTTTCGTGATCGTGCTGCTCGACGGCTTCGATACGGCCGCGATCGGCTTTATCGCGCCGTCGCTGCTCGGCGAATGGAACCTGACCAAGCCCGATCTCGCGCCGGTGCTGAGCGCCGCGCTGTTCGGCCTCGCGTGCGGCGCGCTCGTGTCGGGCCCGTTGTCCGACCGGCTCGGCCGCCGTTCACTGCTGCTCGGCTCGGTGTTCCTGTTCGGGGTTGCGTGCCTGCTGTCCGCCTTCTCGACGACGATCGGCCACCTGACGGTGCTGCGCTTCGTGACCGGCGTCGGGCTCGGCGCGGCGATGCCGAACGCCGTCACGATGATGGGCGAGTTCTGCCCGGACAAGCGCCGCGCGACCGTGATCAACCTGATGTTCTGCGGCTTTCCGCTCGGCGCCGCATTCGGCGGTTTTCTCGCCGCGTGGATGATTCCGCATTTCGGCTGGCGCAGCGTGCTGATGCTCGGCGGCGTGACGCCGCTGCTGCTCGGCGTGCTGCTGTTGCTGAAGATGCCCGAATCGGTGCGCTTCATGGTCGCGAACGGCCAGTCGGTCGACCGGATCCGCGCGACGCTGGCGCGCATCTCGCGCGATGCGTTGAACGCCGGCTCGTTCGCGATGACGGAGGCCGCGCCTCAGACCGGCAGCAAGGGCCTCGGCGTCGTGCTGTCGCGCTCGTACGTGGTCGGCTCGGTGATGCTGTGGGTCGCGTATTTCATGGGGCTCGTGATCTTCTACGCGTCGATCAACTGGATGCCGATCCTGCTGAAGGATGCGGGCCTCACGCCGAAGAGCGCGACGCTGATTTCCGCGCTGTTCCCGCTCGGCGGCGTCGGCGCCGTGCTGTGTGGCGTGCTGATGGACCGCTTCAACGCGAACCGCGTGATCGCCGTGTGTTACGCGCTGACGGCGATCAGCGTCTACGCGATCGGGCAGGCGGCCGGCAACGTCGGGCTGCTGGTGCTGGTCGTGTTCATCGCCGGCGTGCTGATGAATACCGCGCAATCGTCGATGCCGGCGCTCGCGGCCGCGTTCTACCCGACCGAAGGGCGCGGCACGGGCGTCGCATGGATGCTCGGCGTCGGGCGTTTCGGCGGGATTGCCGGCTCGTTCCTGGTCGCGGAGCTGACGCGCCGGCACTTTTCGTTCGCGGGCGTGTTCGCGACGGTGGCCGTGGCGGGCGGGCTCGCGTGCGTCGCGCTGCTGATCAAGCAGATCGCGCGGCCGCACGGCGCGACGCAGCCGGCGGGCAAGATCGAATCGCTCGGCCATTGA